Genomic DNA from Candidatus Deferrimicrobiaceae bacterium:
ACAGGCGGATCGCCATCGGGTAGATCCGGTGCTCCTGCACGAGAATCCGCGCGGCGAGCGTCTCCTCCGTGTCGTCGTCGTACACGGGGACGACCGCCTGGACGATGACGGGGCCGGTGTCGACCCCTTCGTCGAGAAAATGCACGGTGCATCCCGAAAAACGGACCCCGTAGGAGAGAGCCTGCCTGGGTCCGTGCGTCCCGGGAAAGGAGGGGAGAAGGGCGGGGTGGATGTTCAGGATCCGGTTCGGAAAGGCGCGGACGAACACGGGGGTGAGCACCCGCATGAACCCGGCGAGGCAGACCAGCTCCGCCCCGCATCCGCGGAGGATCTCGACGAGTTTCGCGTCGAACTCCTCCCGGCCCGAAAAAGCCC
This window encodes:
- the purN gene encoding phosphoribosylglycinamide formyltransferase, with protein sequence MSEKPTIAVLISGSGSNLQAIIDTSEKGEIPCTVGIVISNKADAYGLVRAKKHGIPTEVVDHRAFSGREEFDAKLVEILRGCGAELVCLAGFMRVLTPVFVRAFPNRILNIHPALLPSFPGTHGPRQALSYGVRFSGCTVHFLDEGVDTGPVIVQAVVPVYDDDTEETLAARILVQEHRIYPMAIRL